GCAGGTCCATGGCCGCCACGGTGCGGCCGTCGTCGTTCCGGCGCATGTAGAACGCTTTGATCTCCCGGGGATAGTTCAGCACGAAGAGCGGACCACCCACCACGGTTTCCGTCAGGTAGCGTTCGTGCTCGGTCTGCAGGTCCAACCCCCACTGTACGGGGAATTGGAACGACACCGGTGCCCGTTCCAGGTGACGGATCGCCTCGTCGTACTCCATCCGGGCAAAGTCGGCCTCGGCCACGGCCCGCACCCGTGCAAGCAGGCCCGGCTCGATCTGGCGATCGAAAAAGGTCATCTCCTCCGGGCACGAATCAAGCGCAAACCGGCACAGGAAACGGACGAACTCCTCGGCCAGGCTGGCCACATCGGCCAGGTCGGCAAAGGCCATCTCCGGCTCGATCATCCAGAATTCGGCGGCATGGCGGGGGGTGTTGGAATTCTCCGCCCGAAAGGTGGGGCCAAAGGTATAGACGTTGCCGAATGCCTGGGCAAACAGCTCCGCCTCCAACTGACCGCTGACCGTCAGGCCGGTCTTTCTGCCGAAAAAATCGCGACTGAAATCGATCTCCCCACCATCGTTGCGTGGTGCCCCGTTGGGTGGCAGGGTGGTGACCCGGAACAGCTCTCCCGCCCCCTCGCAGTCGCTGGCGGTGATGATCGGCGCATGGAGCCAGAGAAAATCCCGCTCCTCGAAAAAACGGTGGATCGCCTGAGCCAGCCGGGAGCGCAACCGGAAAACGGCGCCGTAGGTAGTGGTACGGGGACGCAGGTGGGCGATGCCGCGCAGATATTCGAAGCTGTGCCGTTTCTTCTGCAGCGGGTAGTCGGCGGGCGCGTCCCCCACCTGTACCAGCTCCGTCACTCGCAACTCAAAGCGCTGTCCCGCCGCCGGCGAATCGACCAGCTCGCCCGTGGCACGCAGGGCCGCACCGGTGCCGATCCGGCACACCTCTTCAAAGAGCGGCAGCCGGGAACGGTCCAGCACCAGTTGCAACCCCGCCAGCGTACTGCCGTCATTCAGCACGATAAAGGCAACATCACCGGAAACCCGGAGGGAACGGACCCAGCCGGCAACCGTCCAACGGCCTCCGGCGGAGGGCATCTGCACCAAGCGGCCGATACGGATGGGACGCGCCATGAACCTCCTCCTTTGCACACGAAACACTCATTTTCTTGTTTATGCCGCAGGACGCCCGGCCCTGTCAATGGCGCGTCCGTGCGGCGACGTCGGTTGACAGAGACGGCACGGCGGTCTACAGTGAGGCCGCAGTAGCAACGCTCTGTACCACGGAGGTGAAACCATGCGTACGATCATCACGGCAGCCGCCCTGTTTCTGCTGACCATCGGGGTGACGGTGCCGGCCCACGCCGACCTGGACAGCTTCCTCTCCAGCCTGAACGTCCAGGCTCGTGCCGACATGAACGGCTTCAGCGCCAAACTGAGCGCCCAGTTCGGCATTCCGGAAGTTCGGGTACAAGCGCTCCTCAAAACAGTGGACAACTCCGCCGATGCCTTCATGTGTCTGCAACTGGGCCAGATGTCCCGAAAAGAGCCGGAAACGGTGCTACGCACCTACCAGCGCTCCAAAAGCAAGGGATGGGGCGCCATCGCCAAGGAGCTGGGCATTAAACCCGGTTCCGCCGAGTTCCATGCCCTCAAGCGCGGTGACTTCAAACTAACCGGCGATCCGGAAGGGGGTGCCGGTGGCGGACATGGCAAGGGGAAGGGAAAAGGCAGGGGAAAGAACAACTAGACGCGTGACGCACCGTATTCCTGACGGGCCGATGTAAAATTCATCGGCCCGTTCGCGTATACAGGGGCTGTACGCACCGTGTAAAACATGGTATCGTGCGCAGAAAACTGCGTGTACATGACCTATGTCATAGAATTCGTATTTTTCCGGAGGTCTCCCGTGCTCACACTTTCCGATCCCGCGCTTCTGCGGCAGCAGTGCTACCTGAACGGCCAGTGGCTGCATGCCGACACGGATGGCACCATCGACGTCGTCAACCCGGCTGATGGCCGGATTATCGGCACCGTCCCCCGCATGGGCACCTCTGAAACCCGTCGCGCCATCGAGGCCGCCCATGTCGCCTTTCCGGAGTGGCGGGCCCGCACCGCCAAGGAACGTGCAGCCATCCTGCGCCGCTGGTTCGAGCTGATCATGGCCAACCAGGAAGACCTGGCCGTCATCATGACCGCCGAACAGGGGAAGCCCCTGGCCGAATCCCGCGGCGAGATCGCCTATGCCGCCTCCTTCATCGAATGGTTCGCCGAGGAGGGGAAGCGGGTGTACGGCGACACCATCCCCGGCTATGCCCGTGACAAGCGGATTGTAGTCACCAAGGAGCCGATCGGGGTCTGCGCCGCCATCACCCCGTGGAACTTCCCCGCCGCCATGATCACCCGCAAGGCCGGTCCGGCCCTGGCTGCCGGCTGCACCATGGTGGTCAAGCCGGCCACCGCCACACCGTTCTCCGCCCTTGCCCTGGCGGAGCTGGGGGAGCGGGCCGGCATCCCGGCCGGCGTCTTCAGCGTGATCACCGGTTCCTCCAAGCAGATCGGCGACGAGATGACCGGCAACCCCCTGGTGCGCAAGCTGACCTTCACCGGCTCCACCGAGATCGGCAAGCAACTAACCGCCCAGTGCGCCGGCACCATGAAGAAGGTTTCCATGGAACTGGGGGGGAACGCCCCCTTCATCGTCTTTGACGACGCCGACCTGGACGCCGCCGTGGAGGGGGCCGTGGCCTCCAAGTACCGCAACACCGGCCAGACCTGCGTCTGCACCAACCGCCTGCTGGTGCAGGCTGGTGTCTACGACGCCTTTGTCGAAAAACTGGCCGCGGCCGTGGCCCGCATGCGGGTCGGCAACGGCCTGACCGACGAGGTCCAGCAGGGGCCGCTGATCGACGAAGCCTCGGTGCAGAAGGTTGAGGAGCATATCGCCGATGCCGTTGCCAAGGGTGCCACCATCCGGCTGGGGGGCAAGCGCCACCCCCTGGGGGGGACCTTCTTCGAGCCCACCATCCTCTGCAACGTCACCCCCGAAATGCTGGTGGCCCGGGAAGAAACCTTCGGCCCGCTGGCGCCGATCTTCCGCTTCACCAGCGAGGAGGAGGCGATGCGGATGGCCAACGACACCGAGTTCGGCCTGGCCTCCTACTTCTACACCCGTGACATCGGTCGGGTCTGGCGAGTGGCCGAGGCGCTTGAGTACGGCATGGTGGGAATCAATACCGGTCTGCTCTCCACCGAGGTGGCCCCCTTCGGTGGGGTCAAGGAATCGGGTCTCGGTCGGGAAGGTTCCCACTACGGCATCGACGAGTTCGTGGAAGTCAAATATCTCTGCATGGGCGGCATCTGACACCTCATGAACCGCTTTCACTTCTCGCTGCGCGCACGGATTACCCTGGCAGTCACCGGCCTGGTCCTGCTGCTGATGCTGGGCACGGCCCTGCTCACTGTGGAGCAGGTCTTCCGGGAATACAGCCGCATTCTGAAAGACACCCCGGTTGCCGCCGAGAGCGTCACGCCGGAACACTTCACCGTCATCCTGCAGACCGCCCGCCATCGTTTCCTGGCCGCCACCGCCATCGGCACCGCCCTGGTGGCCCTGCTGGTCACCCTGCTGGTTCGCCTGCTCACCCGCCCCCTGACCGTACTGACCAGGCACATGCAGCAGCTGCCGCAGAAAAGCGGGGATGATCGCTACCTGCACCTGACGGAACGCGACGACATCGGCCAGTTGGCCGCCGCTTTCAACACCATGATCGAGGAGCTGGAGCGGCACTGCCGGGCCGTACAGGAAAACGAGCAACGGTACCGCATCGTTACCGAGTCGGCCGCCGACTTTACCTACTGGCAGCGTCCTGACGGCAGCTTCGAGTTCGCCTCCCCCGCCTGCAAGGACGTCACCGGCTACAGTCGCGAGGAACTCGCCTCCCGCCCCGAATTGCTGCTGGAGATGATCCACCCCGCCGACCGCGGCATCACCGCACCGCTGCATATTACGGCGGATAGCGACGCCTGCTGTATCTCCGACGAAATTGAATACCGGATCATCACCAGGGACGGAACCGTCCGCTGGGTACGTCACGCCTTCCAGCCGATCTACGATGAACAGGGCAACTGCCTGGGACGGCGGGGAAGCAGCACCGACATCACTGAACGGAAACAGTTGGCGGAACAGGTTTCCCACCTGGTGCTGCACGATCTGCTCACCGGCCTGCCCAACCGTTCACTGTTCACCGACCGCCTTTCCCTTGCGCTCACCACCCAGCAGAGCCGCAGCAATGCCTCCACCATCACCGCAGTCCTGTTTTTCGGTATCGACCGTTTCAAACTGATCAACGACACCCTGGGACACGACACCGGCGATCGCATCCTGATCATGACCGCCGAGCGGCTGCGCAAGATGCTGCATACCGGCGACACTCTCTGCCGCTTCGGCGGCGACGTCTTCGCCATGATCCTGCCCGAGCGGGAGAGCCGGCACGAAGCGATCACCATGTCCTACCGCATTCTGGCCTGCCTGACCGAACCGTTCCGCCTGTCCGGTCAGCAGGTCACCCTTACCGGCAGCATCGGCATCGCGGTCAGCCCGGAAGACGGCACCGACTCCGACACCCTGCTGAAGGGCGCCGAAACCGCCATGTACGAAGCCAAGCGCAGCGGCAAGAACTGCTTCCGGTTCTATGCGCGGGAGATGAACTTCCAGGCGGTGCAGTTGCTGAAACTGGACAACAGCATGCCGATCAGTCTTGACCGGGGTGACTTCTACCTGCACTACCAGCCGCAGCTCGATCTGAAGAGCGGCACGGTCATCGGCGTTGAGGCGCTCCTGCGCTGGCGGCACCCCGAGCTGGGCATGATCCCCCCGGACCGCTTTATCCCCCTGGCCGAGGAAAACGGCTTCATTACCCGACTGGGGGCCTGGGTACTCAAGACCGCCTGCATGCAGGCCGCCTCGTGGCAGCGACACGGCCTGCCGCCGCTGCGGGTAGCGGTCAACATCTCCAGCCGCCAGTTCAGCGAACCTGATTTCGTTGACCTGGTATCCACCACCCTGACCGGCTGCGGTCTGAATGCCGATCTGCTGGAGCTGGAACTGACCGAAAGCCTGCTGGTCAGCAACGAACAGCAGGTTGCCCGCAAACTGCAGGGGCTGAAAGCCATGGGGATTCACCTGGCCATCGACGACTTCGGCACCGGCTACTCCTCCCTCTCCTACCTGAAGCATTTCCCGCTTGACCGTCTGAAGATCGACAAATCCTTTGTCAACGACATCCTGAGCGATCCGGACGATGCCGCCATCACCGAGGCGATCATCGGCATGGCCCACGCGCTGAAGCTGAAGGTGATCGCTGAAGGGGTTGAAACCAGGGAGCAGCTGTTGTTCCTGGAGGATCGGGGATGTGACGAGATGCAGGGGTACTACTTGAGCCGGCCCCTGTCGGAACACGACCTGATCGGCTTCATGAAGAGCCGCGAAACGGACGTCCCCTGAGGCCTGCGGAGAGCCGCCCCCGGGGGAGCCGGAGATGAGCCGCCGGTACGGTCCCGCCGGGCGTCGGAACCGGAATTATTGCAGCTGGTCCCAGGTGGGTTTGGCATCGGGGTGTTCCAGCTTGAACACCAGATAGGCAACCGCCGTGCGCAGTTTTTCCTCAAGGGCGGCGGTCTCCTTCAAGGTCTGCAGGGCGGCAACCATCACAGCCCGCATCCCGTCGCTCACCGCCTCCTGCTCAACAATGGTGCGGAGCAGTTGCAGCAGCTGCCGCAACACCGCCTCATCCGACGGCACCTGCCGCGGTTCCAGCAGGAAAAGCAGCAGTCCGGCCAGTACCCGCTCCTGCTCGTCCACGGCGGCGGCGCAGCCGGTCAGGTCGGCACGCAGCTCGTCGACGGGAACATCCCGTAACGCCCCATCCAGACAGCGACGCAGGAACTGCAGTCCTGCCAGCCGCTCCCGTACACCGTCACAGCCTATCAGCAGCCGGGCGGCCCGCACCTTCAACGTTTCCTCCTCGCCGGCCTTCAGGAAGCAGCGCAGCAGCCGCTGCATTTTATCCGCCGCCTCGGTTTCCGGCGGAAGCGTGGCAAGCTTTTCACCGACGATCCGCAGCAGCCCCCCCTTGTCGGCATGACCGGCGTAGACCACCCCGATGATGGCGTCCCGTACCTCGTCGTCCCGCGTACTGTTCCACAGTTCCTCCACCGCCTTGATGATCGTGCGGCGAAAGAAGCTGAGCCGTTCCGTGGTACCCACCACTTCCGCAGCCCAGGTGCCGGCCATGGTGTCGATGCAGGCGGCGGCACCGGCCCCATCGTGCAGCTGACCCAGCAGGTAGGCGAAGTAGGCCAGCACCTTGAGCTGGTACGGTCTGCATCCCTCCTGCAGGGGGCGCAGCAGATCTTCCAGGTATTCGGCAGTAAGCAGACAGGAACCGCTGCAGAGAAAGCTGTAGACACTCTCCGCCTTTTCGGTCTGACGCTCGATGTACTTGGCCTTGAGGTGTTCCCCCAGGCTGGTACTTTCCACCTTTCTGAAAAAGGCGGAGAGCAGATTGCTGGCGTGGTGCTTCACCGCCATGTCGATCTCGTCGGAAATGACGATATCGAGGCAGGCGTTGAAGATCTTGACCTGTTCCTGCTCATCGTCCGATTCGACGATATACTGCTCGACGATTTCGATGATCTCGGCCAGGTGGGCGCGGTTGCTGCTGGAGAGCAGGCTGGTGAGGGTGATGCGCAGGGAGTCGACGTCCACGATGCCGAACAGGAACCGGACCGCTGCGTTGCGCCGGGCCGCTCCCTTGTGCTCGGCGGAGCGGATCACCTGCAGGATGCTGGAGGCCGGGTCGGCCACCCAGCCCGGCACCAGGTCCTCCAGCAGCAGTTCCGCCTTGCGCCGGATATGGGCATCCAGGTCGTTGACGAAATAGCGGGCGATCTCGATCTTGAACTCCCGCGAGGCCCCCGAGTGGGCGATCAGGGCAAAGGCCCGGGCCTTGTCACTGGAGGAAAGCTTGGCGATGTCGCTCTTGGCCCGGGCGCTGTCGTCGATCCGTATGTAGAACTCGATGATATCCTTGATGCCGACGTCGGCTTCGGTATCCCGCATCGCTCCTCCGTCAGGGCCGCAGCTGCGCGATTGCTTCCCGGGCCAGGGCGTCGCAGCGCTCGTTCTCGGCGTGGCCGGCATGCCCCCGCACCCACTGCCAGGTCACCTGATGCGGGGCGGCGGCCTGCACCAGCCGCTCCCAGAGATCCCGGTTCAGCACCGGCTCTTTCTTGCTGTTCTTCCAGTTATTGCGTTGCCACCCGGCCAACCACTCGGTCATCCCCTTCACCAGGTACTGGGAATCGGTCGTCACCGTCACCCGGCAAGGGCGGGTCAGGTGCAGCAGCCCCTCCAGGGCCGCGGTCAGCTCCATCCGGTTGTTGGTAGTCTCCGGCGCATTACCGGACAATTCCTTTTCCACGCCACGGCAGCGCAGGATGGTGCCGTAGCCGCCGGGACCGGGATTGCCGCTGCAGGCACCGTCGCAGAACAGCTCCACCTCGGTCAGGGCACTACTTCTCGACTCTGCCAACGTAGGCCCCCTCCCTGTGCAGCAAGGCCGCAATTCCCTCCATCACCCGCTCCGCGATCAACTGGTGGGTCTCCTTGCTGTCCTCACGGGCAAACAGGTCGTCAAAGACCAGGGGCTCACCGAAGACGATGGCCCCCTTCGCCCCCAGGCTGGGGAATTTCCAGCGGTTCAACCCCACCAGCGCGGTGGGGATCACCACCGGACGGGTATCGTAGATCACCTTGCCCACCCCCCGGTTCCCCTGACCCAGGCGGCCGTCCCGATGCCGGGTCCCTTCGGGAAAGAGCATTACCTTCTGGTCCATCAGCAGGTCGTTCAACACCCGCCCGGCCTTCACGTCCCTGCCCCGCTTCACCGGAAAGGCCCCCCAGGAGGAGTAAAGCAGCCGGGAGA
The window above is part of the Trichlorobacter ammonificans genome. Proteins encoded here:
- a CDS encoding lysophospholipid acyltransferase family protein, translating into MNVSLLRRLWVTFSAHLIGMYASVLNRLIIKGGEHIPSSGGVLLASNHISAYETIFLPWAVLRSHPLQMVWAPAKEELFRNPVSRLLYSSWGAFPVKRGRDVKAGRVLNDLLMDQKVMLFPEGTRHRDGRLGQGNRGVGKVIYDTRPVVIPTALVGLNRWKFPSLGAKGAIVFGEPLVFDDLFAREDSKETHQLIAERVMEGIAALLHREGAYVGRVEK
- the gabD gene encoding NADP-dependent succinate-semialdehyde dehydrogenase, translating into MLTLSDPALLRQQCYLNGQWLHADTDGTIDVVNPADGRIIGTVPRMGTSETRRAIEAAHVAFPEWRARTAKERAAILRRWFELIMANQEDLAVIMTAEQGKPLAESRGEIAYAASFIEWFAEEGKRVYGDTIPGYARDKRIVVTKEPIGVCAAITPWNFPAAMITRKAGPALAAGCTMVVKPATATPFSALALAELGERAGIPAGVFSVITGSSKQIGDEMTGNPLVRKLTFTGSTEIGKQLTAQCAGTMKKVSMELGGNAPFIVFDDADLDAAVEGAVASKYRNTGQTCVCTNRLLVQAGVYDAFVEKLAAAVARMRVGNGLTDEVQQGPLIDEASVQKVEEHIADAVAKGATIRLGGKRHPLGGTFFEPTILCNVTPEMLVAREETFGPLAPIFRFTSEEEAMRMANDTEFGLASYFYTRDIGRVWRVAEALEYGMVGINTGLLSTEVAPFGGVKESGLGREGSHYGIDEFVEVKYLCMGGI
- a CDS encoding putative bifunctional diguanylate cyclase/phosphodiesterase; translated protein: MNRFHFSLRARITLAVTGLVLLLMLGTALLTVEQVFREYSRILKDTPVAAESVTPEHFTVILQTARHRFLAATAIGTALVALLVTLLVRLLTRPLTVLTRHMQQLPQKSGDDRYLHLTERDDIGQLAAAFNTMIEELERHCRAVQENEQRYRIVTESAADFTYWQRPDGSFEFASPACKDVTGYSREELASRPELLLEMIHPADRGITAPLHITADSDACCISDEIEYRIITRDGTVRWVRHAFQPIYDEQGNCLGRRGSSTDITERKQLAEQVSHLVLHDLLTGLPNRSLFTDRLSLALTTQQSRSNASTITAVLFFGIDRFKLINDTLGHDTGDRILIMTAERLRKMLHTGDTLCRFGGDVFAMILPERESRHEAITMSYRILACLTEPFRLSGQQVTLTGSIGIAVSPEDGTDSDTLLKGAETAMYEAKRSGKNCFRFYAREMNFQAVQLLKLDNSMPISLDRGDFYLHYQPQLDLKSGTVIGVEALLRWRHPELGMIPPDRFIPLAEENGFITRLGAWVLKTACMQAASWQRHGLPPLRVAVNISSRQFSEPDFVDLVSTTLTGCGLNADLLELELTESLLVSNEQQVARKLQGLKAMGIHLAIDDFGTGYSSLSYLKHFPLDRLKIDKSFVNDILSDPDDAAITEAIIGMAHALKLKVIAEGVETREQLLFLEDRGCDEMQGYYLSRPLSEHDLIGFMKSRETDVP
- the rnhA gene encoding ribonuclease HI, yielding MTEVELFCDGACSGNPGPGGYGTILRCRGVEKELSGNAPETTNNRMELTAALEGLLHLTRPCRVTVTTDSQYLVKGMTEWLAGWQRNNWKNSKKEPVLNRDLWERLVQAAAPHQVTWQWVRGHAGHAENERCDALAREAIAQLRP
- the asnS gene encoding asparagine--tRNA ligase, with translation MARPIRIGRLVQMPSAGGRWTVAGWVRSLRVSGDVAFIVLNDGSTLAGLQLVLDRSRLPLFEEVCRIGTGAALRATGELVDSPAAGQRFELRVTELVQVGDAPADYPLQKKRHSFEYLRGIAHLRPRTTTYGAVFRLRSRLAQAIHRFFEERDFLWLHAPIITASDCEGAGELFRVTTLPPNGAPRNDGGEIDFSRDFFGRKTGLTVSGQLEAELFAQAFGNVYTFGPTFRAENSNTPRHAAEFWMIEPEMAFADLADVASLAEEFVRFLCRFALDSCPEEMTFFDRQIEPGLLARVRAVAEADFARMEYDEAIRHLERAPVSFQFPVQWGLDLQTEHERYLTETVVGGPLFVLNYPREIKAFYMRRNDDGRTVAAMDLLVPKVGEIIGGSQREERLDRLTERMAELEMDQAALWWYLDSRRWGSTPHAGFGLGFERLLMYLSGMENIRDVIPFPRTPRHAEF